A single genomic interval of Roseomonas aeriglobus harbors:
- a CDS encoding HAD-IB family hydrolase translates to MHRLAIYDLDRTITAVPTWTPFLLHAARTRAPWRLVSAPLVVGAMLTYRAGLIERRTLKQFMHRLLVGTLAPDQSAAVAQAFADSFARHIRRGARAQIAADRAAGYRIVVASAAHRFYASRIAAALGIDDVIATEAKVDRQGRVTHRIAGANCYGADKLAMIEAWMARQGIARADTHVRFYSDHATDEPTFVWADEAVAVNPHAKLRTLAAARNWPIVDWR, encoded by the coding sequence ATGCACCGCCTCGCCATCTACGACCTCGACCGCACGATCACCGCGGTGCCGACGTGGACGCCCTTCCTGCTTCACGCCGCCCGCACCCGCGCGCCGTGGCGGCTGGTGTCCGCGCCGCTCGTCGTCGGGGCCATGCTCACCTATCGCGCCGGGTTGATCGAGCGGCGGACGCTGAAGCAATTCATGCACCGCCTGCTCGTCGGCACGCTGGCGCCCGATCAGTCGGCCGCGGTCGCGCAAGCCTTCGCCGACAGCTTTGCGCGTCACATCCGGCGCGGCGCCCGAGCACAGATCGCTGCGGATCGAGCGGCAGGCTATCGCATCGTCGTCGCCTCCGCCGCGCACCGTTTCTATGCCAGCCGCATCGCGGCCGCGCTGGGCATCGACGACGTCATCGCGACCGAAGCGAAGGTCGACCGCCAAGGCCGCGTGACTCACCGGATTGCCGGGGCCAACTGCTATGGCGCGGACAAGCTGGCGATGATCGAGGCATGGATGGCGCGTCAGGGGATCGCCCGCGCCGATACGCATGTCCGCTTCTATTCCGACCACGCGACCGACGAGCCTACCTTCGTCTGGGCCGACGAAGCGGTCGCGGTAAATCCGCACGCCAAGCTCCGCACCCTGGCGGCGGCGCGTAATTGGCCTATCGTCGACTGGCGATAA
- a CDS encoding amidohydrolase family protein yields MKALLLAAAALVALPASAQSGSSGSDTLRGGQTIAITGGTVAIGDGSAPIPNGTVVIRDGRVVAAGSGIAVPAGAQTVDATGKWVSAGIVTGIGDLGLVDAGGVSESNDTSARQSPYSAAIDVSTSVNPETVMIANERLGGVTRAFISGGGGQSIFAGQGAVIDLAADPDPVTKARAFQTVQLGEDGARSAGGSRPAAWAALIDAFAMAQDYRRNSSGFDGRSKDALLTRADAQALLNVLDGKVPLVVRVERASDIRQVLTLPTRYPGIKLILAGVTEGWMVAREIAAAKVPVLAYALADLPSSFEQVAATESNVGRMTAAGVTVGIYFDGSGGEHVVRQFAGNLVAITKVPGATGLDWGRAFAAITSKPAEVMGLGAEIGSLRPGRRADVVLWDGDPLELSSQPQAIWIDGRPQPMTSRQRQLRDRYLNVVEGALPKAYDR; encoded by the coding sequence GTGAAGGCCCTGCTCCTCGCCGCGGCGGCTTTGGTCGCCCTCCCCGCCTCTGCGCAGTCGGGGTCCTCGGGAAGTGACACTTTGCGAGGTGGCCAGACGATCGCCATCACGGGCGGCACGGTAGCCATCGGCGACGGCTCCGCGCCGATCCCCAACGGCACCGTCGTCATCCGCGACGGACGCGTCGTCGCAGCTGGCTCGGGCATCGCGGTGCCTGCAGGCGCGCAGACGGTCGACGCAACCGGCAAATGGGTGTCGGCCGGCATCGTGACCGGCATCGGCGACTTGGGGCTCGTCGACGCCGGCGGCGTCAGCGAGAGCAACGACACCTCGGCACGCCAATCCCCCTATTCGGCGGCGATCGACGTCTCGACCTCGGTGAACCCCGAAACGGTCATGATCGCCAACGAACGGCTGGGTGGCGTCACTCGCGCGTTCATCAGCGGGGGTGGCGGCCAATCGATCTTCGCAGGGCAAGGCGCGGTGATCGACCTCGCTGCCGATCCCGATCCGGTGACCAAGGCCCGCGCGTTCCAGACCGTCCAGCTGGGCGAGGACGGCGCACGCTCGGCCGGCGGCAGCCGCCCTGCGGCCTGGGCGGCGCTGATCGATGCCTTCGCGATGGCGCAGGACTATCGCCGCAACTCGTCGGGCTTCGACGGACGCAGCAAGGACGCCCTGCTGACGCGCGCCGACGCGCAGGCCCTGCTCAACGTGCTGGACGGCAAGGTGCCGCTGGTCGTCCGCGTGGAGCGCGCGAGCGACATTCGCCAGGTGCTGACGCTGCCGACGCGCTATCCGGGCATCAAGCTGATCCTGGCGGGTGTGACCGAAGGCTGGATGGTCGCGCGCGAGATCGCTGCAGCCAAGGTGCCGGTGCTGGCCTATGCGCTCGCCGACCTGCCGTCGTCGTTCGAACAGGTCGCGGCGACCGAAAGCAACGTCGGGCGGATGACTGCCGCGGGCGTCACCGTCGGCATCTATTTCGACGGGTCGGGCGGCGAACATGTCGTGCGCCAGTTCGCGGGCAACCTGGTCGCGATCACCAAAGTGCCGGGTGCCACCGGGCTCGACTGGGGCCGTGCATTCGCGGCGATCACGTCGAAGCCCGCCGAAGTGATGGGCCTGGGCGCCGAGATCGGGTCGCTGCGGCCGGGTCGACGCGCCGACGTGGTGCTGTGGGACGGCGATCCGCTGGAATTGTCATCGCAGCCGCAGGCGATCTGGATCGACGGCCGTCCGCAGCCGATGACCTCGCGCCAGCGTCAGTTGCGCGATCGCTATCTGAACGTGGTCGAGGGTGCGCTGCCCAAGGCATATGATCGGTAA